The Paenibacillus yonginensis genome segment TTCGATAAAGTATTTTCCTATTTCCTCGATGAATATAAGCGGGGGCGCACGCCGAATCCGGACGTGATGTGCAACCGCGAAATCAAATTCGGCGAATTCCTGAACAAAGCGCTCGATTTGGGCGCGGATTACGTGGCTACCGGCCACTACGCCCGCGTTGTGGAAGAAGACGGCAAGTTCAAGCTGCTGCGCGGCGTGGACAGCAATAAGGATCAAACGTATTTCCTGAATGCGCTGAGCCAGGAGCAGCTGTCGAGAGCTATGTTCCCGATCGGCCACCTGCCGAAACCGGAAGTACGCCGCATTGCCGAAGAAGCAGGACTGTACACCGCGAAGAAAAAGGACAGCACCGGCGTCTGCTTTATCGGTGAACGCAACTTCCGCGAGTTCCTGAGCCACTACCTGCCGGCCAAATCCGGCGATATGGTGGACATTGAAACCGGCGAAGTGAAAGGCCGCCACGACGGGCTGATGTATTACACGCTTGGCCAACGTCAAGGGCTCGGCATCGGCGGTTCCGGTAACGGACAACCGTGGTTCGTAGCGGAAAAAGACCTGGAACGCAACATCCTGTACGTCGTCCAAGGCGACAAACATCCAAGCATGTATTCCACAGGCCTGGTTGCCAGCGGGCTGAATTGGATTGCCGGTGACCGCCCGGCAGCGGGAAGCTCCCTGCACTGCACGGCGAAATTCCGCTATCGCCAGCCGGATCAAGGCGTCACGATCACCTTCCGCGAGGATGATACCGTTCATGTCGCTTTTGACGAGCAGCAAAAAGCCATTACGCCGGGACAAGCGGTCGTCTTCTACGACGGCGAGGTTTGCCTCGGCGGTGGCATTATTGAAACCGCGGATAAGGTTCCTTATGAAGCGGCTGATTTGAAAGCTGCCCGATAATCTGCATTGAAACAAAACTAACCTATACAGAAGGAGGCTGTCCCAAAAGTCGTCGAGATGACTGAGGGACAGCCTCCTTTCTGTTTCATTAAACAAAAAGAAACCGTTCCTTGGGAAAATAGAGGTACCCCCCAACCATTAGCCAAAAAGAGACGGTTTCTTTGTACATTCATATAGCATGGATCAACCCTAGTTACCAACAGGCAAAGCAAAAAAAGCAAAAGCTTCACGGCGAAGAAGGTTATACCCGGGCCGTAAGGCACATCACACTAACCGCTTGATCGCCGAGCAACCATTCAGATCAACTGATTTATTCAGGCCGTTCTCTCCCTTTTCCGTCGATAACAAGACTCTGCTTTAAGCGGATATCCTCGCTGGAGCTTCCAACCATAATTTCGAATTCACCTTCCTCGACGACCCATTCCCATTGTTTATTGAGCAATTTGAAGCTGTCGAAGCCTAGGTCGATTTCTACCATCGCCGTTTCTCCCGCCATGAGGGATAATCTTTGAAAGCCTTGCAGCTGCTTCATCGGCGTAACGATGGAACTGGTTACGTCGCGGATGTACAGTTGGGCCACCTCATCGGCCAAAGCGGCGCCGGTATTCGTAACGCTAAACGATACGCGGAAGCCGTAAGGCGAATCGAGCGCCGCAATCTTTAATTCCGAATAGGCGAACGAGGCGTAGCTGAGCCCATGCCCGAACGGGAACAACGCTCTGCGCGTGCCCTCCAGGTATTCCCCGCTGCCGCCCGGAAGCAGCGTGTAGTAACAGGGGGTGTGCCCCACGCTGCGGGGGAAGGAAATCGGCAGCTTCCCGGATGGGCTGACGAACCCGAATAACGTATCCACGATCGCTTTGGCTCCGAACTCCCCGCCGAACCAGGCCGCGAGGATGGCGTCGCAATGCTCGTTCTCGTAGCTGAGATCCACCGGCTTGCCGTTCTCCAGCACGAGGATCGTCGGTTTCCCGAGCGCGCAAACCCGCTCGATCAGCTCGCGCTGCTTGCCGTAGAGACGCAGGTCAGTCCGGTCCATCCCTTCGCCGCTGGTCATCTTGTCGTCGCCGCAGACAATCACGATCGTGTCGCATTCCTCGGCCAGCCTGACCGCTTCCTCCATGCGCCCGGTTCTGCTGTCCAGACAAAGGCTCAGCTGATTGCCGTTCACATCGCAGACGAATTCAACTTCCAGCTCATGCTCGGCTCCGTTCTCGAAAGTAAACTCGCATTCGGGAATTCTCATTTTATGGGCCCCGAAGCTCTCGATCACCGTCACACCATCTATTTTCACCCGAACGCTGTCGCCCGAGGTAAACACCAGCCGGCCGGTAAAGCGCTCGGCGTCCCCGAAATCACGGGTGTTCACCTTCAATTTGGCGGTCATGCGCACCGAGTAGCCTACAAAATCGAGATCGCGATGCGGTTTGGCCAAAATCCAGTTAAAGTTGATTCGATTCGCCCGGTCCTGCCCCACCGGCTCACCGGCAAAACGGCCGTTGTTGTAATAAGTCAGCGTTACTCCGTCCGTGTACCAAGAGTCGGGAATAAGGTCGATGTCGTATTCGGTGATGCCGCAGCCGTCGCTCTGCCGGACCGTCACCCCCGGAACGGCCTTAACGATCTCTTGATAAACGGAATGCACCTCATAGCCGTAAGGAACCGAGGAATAGCTGCCGATCCGCTGGTGTCCCGAACTTGGGCCGATCAAGGCGATGCTGCCGCCATTTCTTGGAAGGGGAAGAATGTCTGCTTCATTTTTGAGCAGGACAATCGACTCTCGGGCGGCCCGATAAGACAACTCTTTATGCTCATTGCAGCGGATGACCTCCCGGTATCGGTTCTCATCCGTAAAGGGGTGTTCAAACAGGCCCAGTTCAAATTTCACCCGGAGAATACGTCCTACGGCTTCGTCGATTGTGCTTTGCGAAACCCTGCCTTCAGTGACGAGCTGAACCAGCGTATCCTGCCAATAGGAATTCGGGAAATCGAAGCCCTGCACGTCCAGTCCGGCATTCACCGCCATCTCGATGCTGTCCTTGCTGTCTGCAGTCATGAAATGCTGCGTCTTGAGCCGGTTGATCGCTCCGAAGTCGGCGCGCACATAACCCTTCAGGCCGTAACGCTCCTTTAATACCTCACGCAAATAATGCCCGGAGGAGATTACCGCCTCCCCGTCGATGTTGTTGTAGGAAGCCATGGCGTTGTAAGCGCCGGCCTTCTTGATGCCTGCCTCGAATACCGGGAGATGGCTGGTCTCAATCTCGCGTACACCAACGCGGGCAGATGAACAGTTTGTGCCTCCTTCGGGAATGCCGTGTACGCAGTAATGCTTCGGCTCGCTGACGACCGCGTCCGGAGCGGAAATATCATCGCCTTGCTCGCCCGTTATGATGGCGTAAGCCATCGATGCTGACAAAAAGGTATCCTCCCCAAAGGTCTCCTCCACCCGCCCCCAACGGGGCTCCCGCGCCAAGTCCAGGTTGGGCGCCAAAATTTCGGCGATGCCGAGGCTGCGGGTTTCGGCAGCGATCGCATGGCCGATCTCCCGGACAAGCTCGGGATGAAACGTCGCTCCCATGTTGATCGGCATTGGAAACACAGTGGCCCCCGGATAGTTGATACCGTGCAGCGCCTCTCCGGTGAACAAGCAAGGGATGCCCAGGCGCGTTTTATCAACGAAATATTTTTGCAGCTTGTTCAGCACGCGGGGAGAGGAATAAACGTCGTGAACGAAGCCTATTCCGTTTTGCCCAATCCCGGCCTCCACCCGGTCCCAGTGGAAATCGGAATCCTCCGCCACGGCGCAAAAGTGTGCCTCATGTACTTTGGTGGCAAGCTCCACCCCGCGGATCATATCCATCTGGGCAACCTTTTCCTCCAGCGTCATAAGGGATAAAAGATTCTCCACCCGTTCTTTAACCGGTAAATTTGCGTTGCGGTACGCATATTCCTGTGATTTCACGGTACGATCCGTCCTCTCTTTGATCGAATATTATAATAGTAATAGTAAGTACCCCATGCCGCCTGCGACCCGGTAATCGGACAAAGCGGACGGCTGGGGCTGCATTTTTTATTTAGTAAGTAACTTTTACCGTTTTGATTTCGAACGGCCGGAAGACCAGTTCGGACTCACTTTTTCCGTTCAACGGCTCTACGGTTTCTTCCAGCATGTTGGTTATTTCCTTTGCTTTGGCCTGACCGCCAAGGGTCAGCTTTGTACGCGTGTAGGTTCCTTCCGCTTCGTATAAACGAAGGATGAACGCACGCTCAGCGTCCTCGCATGGTTTTATCGCTTCGATCAGCACATTGTCGGCGTCGACACTCGCAAATTGGTTTCCATCGACTTTACCCTTGACGACAATCGGCCGGACGTTCAGCTCATAAGCCGGGTGGATGACTGAAGCCGCGCCGAAACCCTCGTCATGCGGATAGAACGAATAAGTGCAGGCGTGCACGCCTTTGTCTCCGCGGAAATCAGGACGCATACCGCCTTTATGCAGGGTCAGCCGCATTTCGCCGTCCTGTACGGAAATTCCGTATTTGCAATCGTTGAGTAGGGCGACTCCGTAACGATTCTCCGACAGATCGCTGTATTTGTGATTGACCACCTCAAACATGGCTTTCTCTTCACTTGTGTTCCGCGTTGTAGGGCGGCGCAGATATCCGAACTGCACCTCCTGGCGGACAAAATCAGTCAGAATGGACGTGCTGAACGCCGTTTTCAGCAAACGGTGTTCGTCCTGCCAATCCATAACGGTCTCGAACCGTACTTCCGGGCTCGACGCAAAGAAAATCATATCCTGTCGCAAAGTCGAGCGCGCCGACAGCCGGTACTGGCTGCGAATCCGGAATTCAGCTGCTCCGTCAGCGACGATCTGGCGGGACAGCAGCTTGGCGGAAGGTGCCAGCTTCAGCTCGATGTCGGCGTCTATATCCCAGTTATCCCAAGCCTGAGGGACGTCTTCAGCCATCAGGAACGTATTGAGCGGTTGCCCGTCGCCGCGCAGCTCCCGGCCGTTTCTTTGATCCACGAACGAAGCGATATAACCCTCTTCATCAAAAATCACACGGGCGAACGGCGTTTGCAGCGTATCTCCGGCATATGCGAACGGCGAAACACCTGCCGGCTTGCCTGGAACCAGCTTCAGAGAAACCGCCGACAGCGCCGGGACGGTCAAACCGGATACGGCAAGCATACGTTTGCCTTCGAGGTCCTCGACTATCTGCTGCACATAGCTGCCTTCGACCTGCCAATCCCCGTCGACAGGCAGATAGACCGTGTCCGTACGGTCAAAAGACAGCGTATTGATGATGGACATCGTTTGCGCTTCCGGACGCACGGTGATTCGTTCGTGCAGCAGCTCATTTCCCGTTTGCAGCAGTTCAGTCATTTCCGTAAGGGCCTGGTCATGCGCCTTCGGAATGGAGGTGCCGGGCAGCGTGTCATGAAACTGGTTCACGAGCAGCGTTTCCATCAGCGGGCGAATGCCTTCGTCAGAGGCAATACGGCCGGACTGAACCGCTTCGCGGACCGTAACGTACTCGAGATCCCGCAGCAGGAACTCGGCCTTGCGATTATTGCGTTTGATGTTGTGCTGGTTCGTCAACGTTCCACGATGCAGCTGCAAGTACAGCTCACCGGTATGGGTGGACGGATTCACGACCGACTGCTCGAGCTGTCTCATGAATTCTCCAGCCGTGATGTGGGCAGAGCGGGGTACGCCTTCCAAATCCTGAACCCGGCGGGCCATTTCGATCATTTCAAACTGCGGACCGCCGCCGCCGTCGCCAAACCCGTATGAAATTAGCCGCATGTTGTTCACGGTTTTCTCGCGGATCGGGTCGCGGCTGTGTTTGCCGTCCACGACGTAGTCGATCAGGCTAGCTGCGTCAGGCCATAGATGCGTTTTGTTGAAATGGGTGAGCACCTTCGTTCCGTCGATGCCTTTCCAGTAAAAAGTTTCATACGGAAAGTCCGTGGTGTCGTTCCAGCCCAGTTTGGTCGTCAGAAAATAATCGACGCCGCAGCCTTTCATGATCTGCGGAATAGCCGCACTGTATCCAAAGGTATCGGGAAGCCAGAACGCATTGGAGGTGTAATTGAAGTGCTCCCGGGTATAGCGCTGTCCCCACAGAAACTGGCGGATCATCGATTCCCCCGAGGTCAGATTGCAGTCGCATTCCACCCACACCGCGCCGTTTGGCTCATATCTTCCTTCCTTCACCATTTGGGAAATATCTTCGAACAGGGCAGGGTAATGCTTGCGGATCATTTCGGTATGGTAAGAGGAGCTTTGAATAAACTTGTATTCGGGATAACGCTGCATGAGGCTGATCTGGTTGGAATAAGTGCGGGCACATTTCTTAATCGTTTCATCCCGATACCACAGCCAAGCCGTATCCATATGCGAGTGGCCGATCAAGCCGGCGAACGGTGCGGACGCAGAGTTCGTAGCCTTGAGCGCCTTCTTGAGATAAGGACTCGCTTTCCGCAGCGCGGCGAAAAAGTCCTCCGGTTCGACCGCCTCATACGAATAGTACAGCACCTTATGTACTTCCGTTAACGCGTTCACGACCTCGGCCCGCCGGAAACTGTTGGCGTCCAATTCGGCGACGAGCTGGTTAAGCGTTTTCAAATCAAAATAGAACTCGGCGATCTCCTCGTTCATCAGGCAGATTTGGACGCCGCCGTATTCATAGTCAAAACTGCGCATTCCGAGTTCTTCGAAAGGCGTACAGCCCTTAACATAATGCCCGGCGTAATATTCGATAGCGATATCGATTACCTCGCCCGCAGCCGCATTTTGCTTGAGCAGATCGCAATAGTGGTTGCCATGTCCCGTTACGACAATTTTGCTGGCAAAGGTGCCGAAGGGTTTGTTGTTCACCCACAGCAGCGCCTCATAACCCCCGATTTCCGGTTTGATGTAGAGCGCCTTCCCTGCATATCGCGAAGGAACGGTGTAGGTTCCTTTAAACCAGCAATAGGTTCCTTCACCTTGATAATGGTCCCCGGGCAAGCATTCCTCGAACCTGCTGTCGTCCGGAATATGGTGCCACTGCCGATCGGTGTGGAATTTGCGCATGACCACCTGGTCAATCGTTTCAAAGATCAATGGCTCCAGCGTCGTTTCAAACCGCGTTAATTTGCGCAGCATGCGGTCGATCTGCTTTTCATTCAGCATAATCCTTTCACCCTCCTGCTTAATAATAGTAATAAGGCCTAGAATATTTTCTATTTGATATATCATATTATTTCATTTTACCAGCCAAAATACAATTCAATTTATTTAAAAAGCTTGCGGGTCATATTCGATATCTCTCCCTCCAATTCCCGGCATAAACTTATACGCATAAGATCAACAGTAGGCACATGTTTGACAAAATGTTATACTTAGGATATTTCAAAGAGTAGCTGCACCAGCAAAAATACAATAAAAAATACAATATCGGAGATAAACATGCCAAAACAAACGAACAAATTATTATATCAAATCATAAAAGATGAAATTCTCTCCCGGATCGAAAATCAACAGTTTTCCTATGACGAGCCGATCTGCACGGAGAAAAGTCTGTCAGAGCAATACGGTGTCAGCCGCATTACCTCCAAACGGGCGATTGACGATTTGGAGAATGAAGGTGTGCTTTACCGCAAACGCGGAGTAGGCAGTTTTGTACGCCGTCCGGAGCCTGGAGAATCCCCCTCCCCAAGCGGAACCCCTTCCGCAGAAGTTCGGACAGGGGGGAAAACCGTGCCTCTGATTCTTCCATTTGCCCAGTTCCAGGGAGGCATCTTCCGCATTGTCGAAGCGGCGACCAAACGGCTCGAGAACCATGACTATCATCTCGCCGTCCACATCTGCGAGCCGGATGACCAAAAGATGAGAAGCTTGCTGCTTCACTTGTATTCGCAGCATGTCGAAACCCTCATTTGGTATCCGAAGGGGAAAGAAATGTATCTCGATATTTTAAAAAAATTTACGGATGACGGAACACGCGTCATCATTCTGGATAAACCGCACGATATCAGCTACTTGAGCAGCGTAGTCTGCGATAATTTCGGGGGAGGCTATCAGCTGACCAGCCATCTGATCGACTACGGTCATCGCAACATCGCTTATCTGTCAGGGATACCGGTCAGTGAAGTGCCCAGTTTGTCCGACCGCTTCAAAGGCTTCTCGCAGTGCATGAAAGACCGGGGTCTTGAAGTGAATCCCGAATTTCTGAAAATCGGTCTGAGTTCCGACTACCATATGCTCAAACATGTCGTCAACGGTCTTTACAAATCAGGGGTTACCGCAATCGAATGCGAAAACGACGAGGTGGCCTTCAATGTCTACATGTGCTGCCGGAGTCTGTCTATCCAGGTCCCTGCGCAAATGAACATCACGGGGTTTGATAACATCGAATGGGCAGTAACCGGCAGTGCACAAATTACGACGGTCGACCAAAATTTTGCCGCCATCGGCGAGGAGATCGCCGATCTCATTTTGAGTGGCGATCCGAAGCCCGTATCCAAGACGGTGCCCGTGCGCCTCGTGCCAAGGGCATCCACCGGGCCGACGAACGCCTAAGGGAGACCGGGAGGGAAGTACTGTCAATCGTTGCGAACAGAAAGAAGCCTGGCCGCTATTTTTGAAAGCCGAGGTGTGGAAGTTCTTCCATGCCCCGGCGATCGCTTTAGCGGTCAGGCTCTCCTTTTCATTTACAAGAATAACGTGCTTATTCTGAATACTCCGCTGCTAAGTCCTCCGCCTTCTTGTACTCATCCGTATACCATTTCACAAAATCATTGATCCCTATTTTATCCGCATCGGAGATCATTTTATCCTTGAGCTCATTATATTCGGCATCGTTTTTGGCAAGCACCATCTTCCAGGAGTTAGTCTTGACAACATCCCCGATTCTGGAGGAAAGAACCACCATATCGTCGCTCAGGGTAGGATAGGTTGCTACTGTCTCCGTTTGTGTTTTGTCTGCGTTCTTAGTAAGATAGCTGTTCATATCATAAGCTCCATAGTCGGCTTGCCAGTCAAGTCTGAGCTTGGTATCGGCAGGGGCATAAGGCGATTTATCCCAAAATACATTCCCTACCGCAGCGCCGTCTTCCGGGTTTATGCTGGAGCCCCAGAAGGCAAGCGCATTCAGCGGTGAAGCCCCCTTCGCATAGGTTTTGCCGTCAGCAAACACATCGTCAGGATGCTGCTGGATATCAAAGTATTTTTGTGTCAAAGCAGGTTTGCCATTGGCGTCGATATCCCATGTAACGCCCTTAGGACCATTTTCCGTCGTGCGTGCAGCATCGAATGAATAATTCCAGTTGACAAATTCCATGGCTTTTTCAATATTCTTGGAAGACGCACTCACAGACATCGTCCACGGAACACCTACCGGCTGCAAAGCCGTACGCGTTCTTGTGTAACCAAGCGGAAGCGGCATAAACCCGATGCCTTGATTTTGTCTTTCCACAGTAGAGAAATCGCTGGTGCCCCAACCATCAAGAGCAAACAATACTCGGCCTGCAGTTGTTTTAGCAACGGCATCGTCAAAACGCTGCGTAATGGAATCAGGGTCCAGCAGCCCCATTTGGTTGGCTTGATAGAGGAAATGCAAGAAGTTCATATAAGCGCTGTCGTCACTCAGTATGGATTCAACCTTAGACTCTCCACCCACGTTATGAATTTCTACCAGAGATTTTTCATCGGGAATTTTACTGCCCATATAAGGCGCTGCAAACATCCCCATGGTCATATAGGACTGGTCCCAGTCCTTCCAGATGGACAAGCCGTAAACTTTCTGTCCGTCGGCATTTGTGGGTTCGGCATCCTGCATCTTCTTCAAAACGGCCAGCAGGTCATCCAGCGTATTGACTGGCGGAGCGCCAACTTTTTTATACAAATCGTACCGGATAAACGGGCCGCTATCTCCTTTGGTTTCAGGATCTGTCTTGATCTTTGTGCCAACGCCGTAAGATTTGCCCTTTCCTCCGCTCAAGTTATCCGCGTAATACTTCAATGAAGTTGCCGCATTGGCATAAAGATTCGGGACAAGCTCCTTATAGTCATCGTATGCGGCGAGCATATTAGCATCCACTGCATTCTGCACCTGCTTATAATCCTTGAATACAACGATATCCGGAAGACTTCCGCTCGCCATCATCGCCTGCAGCTTCTGTTCGCCCTGATCACCGGTAGGCAAAAAGTTCAGCGTTACGCCTGTAGCCTTCTTAACCTCCTCCGCCCACCAGCCCGTCGCTACGCCCGATTCATTGCCCGGCAAGCTTAATACGGTAAGCTCAACATTGTCTTTGGAACTGTTTGTACTTGCAGTGCCAGCATTAGGCGAACCCGAGCTATTGGCATTGTTAGGTGCATTGCCGCTGCAAGCCGCCAAGGTGGTCAGCATCACACCCGCAAGCAAAAAGGCCAAAACTTTTCTCCGAATCATCTAAGTACCCCCTGAAATTTTATTTGTATTTCCCAAATAGGGAATTACATATGTTGTTATCCTTTAACAGCTCCGAGCATGATACCGTTTACAAAATACCTTTGTAAAAATGGGTAGACACATAAAATAGGGATCACGACGACCATCGATATCGTCATTTTGACGCCTGTCGGCGTTAAAACCGTGGCCAGATTTACCTGTGAACCGGCCGCCGCCGCTTGTCTCAGCGAGTCTGCCAGCGCATTGGACTCATTCAAATACTGATACAGCATATACTGCAAGGAGTAATATTTCGGATCCGTCATTAAAAACAGCGTATCGGTAAATGAATTCCACTGGCCTACTGCAGAAAATACAGCCAGGGTTGCGACAATCGGCTTGGATAACGGCATGATCAGCCGTGCATATTTGGTCATATATCCCGCTCCGTCCATATCCGCCGATTCCTCCAGGGACGAGGGAATGCTCTCTACATAGGTTTTGAACAAAATCAGGGAAAACGGAGCTACAATAGACGGGATGATATAGGCTAAAAAGTTATTTAAAAGCCCCAGGTTCTTCATATTGATATACCACGGTATAATTCCTGCATTAAAATACATGGTAATCAGGACAAAACGGTACCATATCTTTCTTTTCCAGAATTCGGGCCTGCTAAAGGCATAGCCCAGAAACGTCGTGCCTACCAAAGTCAGCACCGTTCCCAAAACCGTTCTTCCGACTGAAACCAGGACGGAATTGAACAGCCCGTCGATTTTGAGGATCTGAATGTAGTTTGCAAAATGAATCCCTTGGGGCAGCCAGACAATAAGACCTTTTGTCACCAGCGTATTATCGCTGATTGTATTGATGAACAGATAATAAAACGGGATCACGCAAGTAAGAGTAAATAACGTTAAGACTACATAATTGATAGAATTGAAAACATAATCACCCGTTGTTAATTTGTACTTCAAATCCTTCATTCCTTTCATTTAGAATTACATGACGGATTCCCCTCTGGTGATCTTCGACAGGAAGTTTGCAAAGAACAGCAGCAAAACGCTGACT includes the following:
- the mnmA gene encoding tRNA 2-thiouridine(34) synthase MnmA encodes the protein MPEQTTKPKVIVGMSGGVDSSVTALLLKQQGYEPIGIFMKNWDDTDELGYCTAEQDAEDVRRVCEQIGIPYYTVNFEKEYFDKVFSYFLDEYKRGRTPNPDVMCNREIKFGEFLNKALDLGADYVATGHYARVVEEDGKFKLLRGVDSNKDQTYFLNALSQEQLSRAMFPIGHLPKPEVRRIAEEAGLYTAKKKDSTGVCFIGERNFREFLSHYLPAKSGDMVDIETGEVKGRHDGLMYYTLGQRQGLGIGGSGNGQPWFVAEKDLERNILYVVQGDKHPSMYSTGLVASGLNWIAGDRPAAGSSLHCTAKFRYRQPDQGVTITFREDDTVHVAFDEQQKAITPGQAVVFYDGEVCLGGGIIETADKVPYEAADLKAAR
- a CDS encoding glycoside hydrolase family 3 C-terminal domain-containing protein, with the protein product MKSQEYAYRNANLPVKERVENLLSLMTLEEKVAQMDMIRGVELATKVHEAHFCAVAEDSDFHWDRVEAGIGQNGIGFVHDVYSSPRVLNKLQKYFVDKTRLGIPCLFTGEALHGINYPGATVFPMPINMGATFHPELVREIGHAIAAETRSLGIAEILAPNLDLAREPRWGRVEETFGEDTFLSASMAYAIITGEQGDDISAPDAVVSEPKHYCVHGIPEGGTNCSSARVGVREIETSHLPVFEAGIKKAGAYNAMASYNNIDGEAVISSGHYLREVLKERYGLKGYVRADFGAINRLKTQHFMTADSKDSIEMAVNAGLDVQGFDFPNSYWQDTLVQLVTEGRVSQSTIDEAVGRILRVKFELGLFEHPFTDENRYREVIRCNEHKELSYRAARESIVLLKNEADILPLPRNGGSIALIGPSSGHQRIGSYSSVPYGYEVHSVYQEIVKAVPGVTVRQSDGCGITEYDIDLIPDSWYTDGVTLTYYNNGRFAGEPVGQDRANRINFNWILAKPHRDLDFVGYSVRMTAKLKVNTRDFGDAERFTGRLVFTSGDSVRVKIDGVTVIESFGAHKMRIPECEFTFENGAEHELEVEFVCDVNGNQLSLCLDSRTGRMEEAVRLAEECDTIVIVCGDDKMTSGEGMDRTDLRLYGKQRELIERVCALGKPTILVLENGKPVDLSYENEHCDAILAAWFGGEFGAKAIVDTLFGFVSPSGKLPISFPRSVGHTPCYYTLLPGGSGEYLEGTRRALFPFGHGLSYASFAYSELKIAALDSPYGFRVSFSVTNTGAALADEVAQLYIRDVTSSIVTPMKQLQGFQRLSLMAGETAMVEIDLGFDSFKLLNKQWEWVVEEGEFEIMVGSSSEDIRLKQSLVIDGKGRERPE
- a CDS encoding alpha-mannosidase; amino-acid sequence: MLNEKQIDRMLRKLTRFETTLEPLIFETIDQVVMRKFHTDRQWHHIPDDSRFEECLPGDHYQGEGTYCWFKGTYTVPSRYAGKALYIKPEIGGYEALLWVNNKPFGTFASKIVVTGHGNHYCDLLKQNAAAGEVIDIAIEYYAGHYVKGCTPFEELGMRSFDYEYGGVQICLMNEEIAEFYFDLKTLNQLVAELDANSFRRAEVVNALTEVHKVLYYSYEAVEPEDFFAALRKASPYLKKALKATNSASAPFAGLIGHSHMDTAWLWYRDETIKKCARTYSNQISLMQRYPEYKFIQSSSYHTEMIRKHYPALFEDISQMVKEGRYEPNGAVWVECDCNLTSGESMIRQFLWGQRYTREHFNYTSNAFWLPDTFGYSAAIPQIMKGCGVDYFLTTKLGWNDTTDFPYETFYWKGIDGTKVLTHFNKTHLWPDAASLIDYVVDGKHSRDPIREKTVNNMRLISYGFGDGGGGPQFEMIEMARRVQDLEGVPRSAHITAGEFMRQLEQSVVNPSTHTGELYLQLHRGTLTNQHNIKRNNRKAEFLLRDLEYVTVREAVQSGRIASDEGIRPLMETLLVNQFHDTLPGTSIPKAHDQALTEMTELLQTGNELLHERITVRPEAQTMSIINTLSFDRTDTVYLPVDGDWQVEGSYVQQIVEDLEGKRMLAVSGLTVPALSAVSLKLVPGKPAGVSPFAYAGDTLQTPFARVIFDEEGYIASFVDQRNGRELRGDGQPLNTFLMAEDVPQAWDNWDIDADIELKLAPSAKLLSRQIVADGAAEFRIRSQYRLSARSTLRQDMIFFASSPEVRFETVMDWQDEHRLLKTAFSTSILTDFVRQEVQFGYLRRPTTRNTSEEKAMFEVVNHKYSDLSENRYGVALLNDCKYGISVQDGEMRLTLHKGGMRPDFRGDKGVHACTYSFYPHDEGFGAASVIHPAYELNVRPIVVKGKVDGNQFASVDADNVLIEAIKPCEDAERAFILRLYEAEGTYTRTKLTLGGQAKAKEITNMLEETVEPLNGKSESELVFRPFEIKTVKVTY
- a CDS encoding GntR family transcriptional regulator, yielding MPKQTNKLLYQIIKDEILSRIENQQFSYDEPICTEKSLSEQYGVSRITSKRAIDDLENEGVLYRKRGVGSFVRRPEPGESPSPSGTPSAEVRTGGKTVPLILPFAQFQGGIFRIVEAATKRLENHDYHLAVHICEPDDQKMRSLLLHLYSQHVETLIWYPKGKEMYLDILKKFTDDGTRVIILDKPHDISYLSSVVCDNFGGGYQLTSHLIDYGHRNIAYLSGIPVSEVPSLSDRFKGFSQCMKDRGLEVNPEFLKIGLSSDYHMLKHVVNGLYKSGVTAIECENDEVAFNVYMCCRSLSIQVPAQMNITGFDNIEWAVTGSAQITTVDQNFAAIGEEIADLILSGDPKPVSKTVPVRLVPRASTGPTNA
- a CDS encoding extracellular solute-binding protein; its protein translation is MIRRKVLAFLLAGVMLTTLAACSGNAPNNANSSGSPNAGTASTNSSKDNVELTVLSLPGNESGVATGWWAEEVKKATGVTLNFLPTGDQGEQKLQAMMASGSLPDIVVFKDYKQVQNAVDANMLAAYDDYKELVPNLYANAATSLKYYADNLSGGKGKSYGVGTKIKTDPETKGDSGPFIRYDLYKKVGAPPVNTLDDLLAVLKKMQDAEPTNADGQKVYGLSIWKDWDQSYMTMGMFAAPYMGSKIPDEKSLVEIHNVGGESKVESILSDDSAYMNFLHFLYQANQMGLLDPDSITQRFDDAVAKTTAGRVLFALDGWGTSDFSTVERQNQGIGFMPLPLGYTRTRTALQPVGVPWTMSVSASSKNIEKAMEFVNWNYSFDAARTTENGPKGVTWDIDANGKPALTQKYFDIQQHPDDVFADGKTYAKGASPLNALAFWGSSINPEDGAAVGNVFWDKSPYAPADTKLRLDWQADYGAYDMNSYLTKNADKTQTETVATYPTLSDDMVVLSSRIGDVVKTNSWKMVLAKNDAEYNELKDKMISDADKIGINDFVKWYTDEYKKAEDLAAEYSE
- a CDS encoding carbohydrate ABC transporter permease; this encodes MKGMKDLKYKLTTGDYVFNSINYVVLTLFTLTCVIPFYYLFINTISDNTLVTKGLIVWLPQGIHFANYIQILKIDGLFNSVLVSVGRTVLGTVLTLVGTTFLGYAFSRPEFWKRKIWYRFVLITMYFNAGIIPWYINMKNLGLLNNFLAYIIPSIVAPFSLILFKTYVESIPSSLEESADMDGAGYMTKYARLIMPLSKPIVATLAVFSAVGQWNSFTDTLFLMTDPKYYSLQYMLYQYLNESNALADSLRQAAAAGSQVNLATVLTPTGVKMTISMVVVIPILCVYPFLQRYFVNGIMLGAVKG